TGGATTTTTTGTTCGGAAAGCCCATCAAATATGGAGCGGTGGTCGCCTCAGTGGCTATTCTAGGATATTTTTTGGGGCTTGATGTTAAGCAGATGACTTCACTCATCGTTCTCGCGGGAATGATTGGGGCCACGCTGATGTTTTGGCGCTTCAGGCTAGTGTTCGCGTTTTTCGCCCTCGCCTTGATGCTTGGAACAGATCTTCTCGAAATAGAGCTGCTCATCAAATTCGCTCATCTCGACACCATACTGTTTCTCGCATCGATGATGGTTGTTGTAGGTTATCTTGAGGAGGCGCGTTTCTTTGAATACGTGATAGATAGGTTACAGGCCATAATCGGAAACAGGCCCAGAGCGATGGTTGTGTTCTTCATGGCCATGTCAGCTATGTTGGCCGCTTTGGTTGACGAGGTTACATCGATACTCATTATGACCGCAGTTTTGCTAGACTTCACCTCCCGCTACAACCTTAACCCTGTCAGGTTCATCATACTCTCAATATTCGCAACCAACATCGGAAGCTCAGCAACGGTGGTGGGCAACCCGGTAGGAGTAATGATAGCGTTTCAAGCACAGCTCGGTTTCGCCGACTTTCTGAGATGGGCCACACCCATATCCATCGGCTCCCTGATTCTCTGCATACTTTTGAGCCTCGTCATTTTCCGCAAAGACATAGCGAATTTGAGCCAAGCCATGACAAGCGAGTCCGGTGTGAAAATCGCCGCCATGGAAAAAGCAGATGGCGGACATAGGGTTGACATCAGGCTGCCCGCTGCGATTTTCTTGGCAACAATCCTAGGGCTTATTCTCCACACACCCATTGAGCAGGCGCTGGGTCTGGGGAAAAACGCCATGCTTCTAGGTGTGCCGTTTCTCTTCGCGGGAATAGTGCTTTTGATGGAGCGGGAGAGAGCAAGAGAACTGGTTGAGACGAGGATAGACTGGTGGACGCTGCTCTTCTTCATGATATTTTTCGCCAGCGTCGGCACTCTCAGCCACACAGGAGCCACTCAGGTATTCGCAAATCTGATACTTGCAAACGCGGGAGACTCTATAACCACACTATCTATTTTCGTGATGATTGTGGCAGGGTTAATGTCAGCTTTCATGGACAATGTTCTAGCCGTAGCCACATGGATTCCAATAATCAAGACGCTGGGGGAATTTGGCGTCAACGTTTTTCCACTATGGTGGACCATGTTGTTTGCGGGCACTTTCTGGGGCAACCTGACAGTCATCGGAAGCACAGCCAACATAGTTGCCGTAGGTATGCTTGAGCGCCGTGAACGGATTCACATCACACTTAGGCAGTGGATAGGTGTGGGTGCGGCAATAACTCTGCCCACCGTGGCGACGGCGCTCATACTGATTGTGATTCAGCTGCCTTTGATGACCTAGTCGGCTTTGGGCTTTGCTACAATTACGATGTCCTCCTTTTTCTTCGTAACCCATACCTCGTAGCCATACTTCAGCAACGTCGTGAAGCAGTCATGCCACGGAAAATATGCCGGCTCCCGCACAACAATCTCGAACCCTCCGTACTCAGTGTTTACCTCACCCGTCTTACCGACCTGAAGCTCGAGACATTTTTTCAGGTCGGCGCCAGAAAAGGAAGCAGACTTTTGCCTCGATTCTGTATTCAAAGCCGGGGTTTTGTGTTGCTTTTCGGTATTTAACCGCTATCCCGCTAACTTTTTATAAACCATGGCATTGACTGGGACAGATTGCATACAACTGTGGCTTTCCAAGGTGAGAAAGGAGCCTACAGCGAGGAGGCGATTTTCCATTTTTTCGGCGAAAATGTCCAGACTATGCCTTGCAAAAGTATCCGGGATGTTTTCAAGAATTGTGAGGCCCGTGTTGTCGACTATGGTGTGGTTCCTGTCGAGAACAGCATAGAGGGGAGTGTCTTCGAGACCTATGATATGTTTCTCAGCTCAAGTGTCAAAGCTGTTGGTGAGATCATTCTCAGGATACGTCACTGCTTAATTGCTTTGCCCGATGTTTCACTCAGCGAAGTCGAGACAGTCTACTCTCATCCGCAGGCTCTTGCACAGTGCCGTGGATACCTCCAGTCACTCGGAGTGTCTGTGGAGGTCACGTATGACACCGCTGGAAGTGTGAAGATGATTAAGGAGCGCGGGTTAAGGAATGCTGCAGCGGTTGCAAGTGAGAGAGCAGCCGAAATCTATGGCATGAAGATACTTGCAAAAGGAATAGAGGACTATGGACACAACTATACACGTTTTCTCGTCATATCGGTGAAGGAGGCCCAGTATTCACCCAGCAGCAAAACATCCATCATCTTCTCGACAGCCCACAAGCCCGGGGCGCTCTACAACGCACTCGGAGCATTCGCGAGAAACGGCATAAACCTCACAAAGATAGAGTCGCGGCCAACACGGCAGAGGCCGTGGGAGTACTACTTCTTCGTTGACTTCGAAGGGCATCAAGAAGAAGAACACGTGAAGAAAGCGTTGGCTGAACTGGTTTCCTACACATCTTTCATAAAAATTCTCGGCTCTTATCCACGTGCATCAACCGAGCTGTCCTGACCCAATTCTGATGTTGCAGAGCTTCTCGAGAACCTCAACCAACGCTTGTGTACCGTTTTCGCCATGACCCATCTCGTCAAGCGTCTTCACCAACTCCGATACAAGCGCTACCCCCGGTAGGCAGAGGCCAAGACTCTCAGTTGTCTCCCTCACTATTCGCAGGTCTTTCCTCAGATGCTTCACCTTGAACCCCGGCCTGAAGTCTCTCACCACCATTCTCGGGCCGAGGGTGCTCAGTTGCCAAGAGCCGCCAGCACCTGTGGAGATAACCTCTATGACTTTTTTCAAGTCAAGCCCTGCCTTGGCCGCGATCATGAGTGTTTCGCATACGCCGAGAAGGTTGAGCGAAACCGCCACCTGGTTACATAGCTTGGTGAAGCTTCCCGAGCCATTTCCACCCATGTAGTAGATGTTTTTCCCCATAGCCTCGAAAATGGGCCGTATTTGCTCGAAGATTTCAGGCTTGCCTCCAACCATTATCGTGAGTGTTCCCTGCTCAGCGGCCATCGTGCTTCCAGAAACAGGCGCATCCAGCATCTCTCCACCTCTCTCCTCAACACGGCGCGCCATCTCCCTCGAGAAACCGGGTGAAACAGTCGACATGTCCACCACGACACCTCCCTTGGTCAATCCCTCCAAGACACCGTTTCGACCTAGCAGAACCTGCTCAACAGCCTTTTCATCCGGCAGCATGGTTATCACGCACTCCGAAGACTCTGTCACTTCCTTTGGTGAGCTACATGCCGTGGCTCCGAGTGAGGCGAGCTCCTCCATAGGTGACCTGCTTCGGTTAAACACAGCTAGCTTAAACCCGCGTCGCAGAAGATTCTTCGCCATCGGCTTACCCATGAGACCAAGCCCTATGAACCCAACACGCTCCATGACTGTGCATATTTATAGGCTGTATGTAGGTTTTTTACTTGGCGTTCCCCGGTTTTCCATGCGCTGAACAAAGTAATGAAGCAGCGTCCACAGCATCTATACCCCGTGCCCGTTAGGGTTGAGGACTTGTCGAGCCTCGTAAGGCTGGCCTCTTCGCGATGGGACTATATACCCCACCTCATAGCCTTTCAACACGGCCAACAAACCATAATCGCATATCTCCAGACAATGCCTCTGGGAAGGGTAAACATCCCCCTGCTTTTCCACACCACAGCACCAGAGCTCGTGAAAAAGTATGTGGTTTACACAGCTTTGGAGAAAGAGGAGACAAGACTATCCGACCAGCCCGAGACAGGCCGTTACATCTCCTACCCAATAATCCACGCAGATCCCCCGCCCCGCATCCTAGAAAAAGCAATAACAAGTAAACATGGCCGGAAAATCCGCGGCATCGAGAAGATAAAAGTGAGGGCTCTTGACTCGATTATGCGGCTGGTTTCGGCTATGACCGACGAGTCGTTCAGCCCACCTGTGTGGTGCTTCAAGTCCAGAAACGGTTACAGCCTCGCCGTCTTATACCCTGTTTACGAATACTACGACTCGATAGCCCTACCCTTCCTATACTATGTCGAGGTGGAGGAGAAGCCTCCCGCCCCTTTCATAGCCTACTCACCCACCCTCGGCCGTGAGAGTATACGCTACACTAACTCGGTCTCCGACACACGCTATTCCTACGGCCGGCTAATTTTCCTCGAAAAATTCATCGTTTAGCCTCCCATAGCTCCTTCCTCAGAAGGTCCCGCACCGCAGTCCTCATGAGAGCGCTACGGCTCGGATAAACACCTTTTTTAATCAACTCATCCATACCATCAATCAGGGCTTCAGGCATCTTAACTGATATCAGCTTCATATCGGAGAGCGTATTACCAGAGGGAGTATATATCTATGACGCGGCTCTAAGAAGGGAAAACTCTATAAAAAACCACGGGCCGCGCATAGATAGGGTGAATGTAGTATGGCTGCGACAGTAGGAACAGCTACTCAACCTGTTATCATTTTGAAGGAAGGCGCCAAGCGGATGCGTGGAAGGGAGGTGCAGAGCGCCAACATAATGGTGGCCAAGATAATCGCCGAGACCATGAAGTCCTCGCTGGGGCCCCGTGGCATGGACAAAATGCTCGTGGACAGCTTCGGCGACATCGTAATCACAAACGACGGCGCAACCATCCTCAAGGAAATGGATGTCGAGCATCCCGTAGCCAAGATGTTGGTGGAGGTTTCGAAGGCACAGGATGAGGAGGTAGGCGATGGAACGACTTCGACAGTTGTGCTGGCGGGTGAATTGTTGACGAAGGCCGAGGAGCTCATCGAGAAGGAGGTTCACCCCACCGTCATCATAGAGGGATATCGGAAAGCCGCTGTAAAAGCATTGGAAATCCTCGACGAAATAGGTGTCAAAGTCGACCCAACCAACAAAGATCTACTCAAAAAGGTTGCCAAGACATCGATGATCAGCAAGCTGGTGGCGGAGGAGGCGGATTACTTGGCCGACTTGGTGGTTGAGGCGGTGACTAGGATAGCGGAGAAGGTCGGTGACAAATGGACCGTGGACCTCGACGACATCAAGCTGGAGAAGAAGGAAGGCCAGTCGCTCCATGACACAAAGCTGATCGAGGGAGTGGTGCTGGACAAGGAGGTTGTCCACCCCGACATGCCGAAGCTCGTCCGCAACGCGAAAATCGCCCTACTTGACGCTGCTCTCGAAATCGAGAAGACAGAGTTCGACGCAAAACTCAACATCGAGTCCCCCGAGCAGATGCGCGCGTTCATGAAGCAAGAGGAGGACATGCTGCGGCAGATGGTTGAGAAAATCGTCTCAACCGGCGCCAACGTAGTGCTGTGCCAGAAAGGCATCGACGACTTGGCGCAGTATTTCTTGGCTAAGAAAGGAGTGCTTGCTGTCAGGCGGATAAAGAAGAGTGACATGGATAAGCTGGCGAAGGCGACCAAAGGCCGTGTCATCTCCCGCATCGACGACCTCACACCCGAGGACCTTGGCAAGGCTGCTCTCGTCGAAGAGAGGAGGGTTGGTGAGGATAAGATGGTCTTCATAGAGGGCTGCGAGAACCCGCGTTCACTAACCATCCTGATACGCGGCGGCACACAGAGAATAGTCGACGAGGCGGAGAGGTCTCTGAAAGACGCTATCAACGTTGTTAAGGATGTGATTGTGGAGGGCAAGGTGATTGCGGGAGGCGGAGCATCAGAGCTGGAGACCGCGCTGCGGCTTAGGGACTATGCAAAAACTCTTCCAGGCAAGGAGCAGCTGGCCGTGAACAAGTTTGCCGAGGCCCTTGAGGCGATACCGTCCCAGCTGGCGGAAAGCTGCGGCATGGACCCGATAGAGGCAATTGTCAACCTCACCTCCAAACACAAAGAGGGAAACATCAACTATGGAATCAACGTCTTCAAGTCCGAGCTCGCCGACATGAAGCAGCTCGACGTGCTAGACCCACTGCTCGTCAAGAAGCAGACCATCAAGTCCGCCGTCGAAGCAGCCGCCATGATTCTGAAGATTGACGACATCATAGCAGCCTCCAGGCTGGAGACGCCAGGAGCAGGTAAGAAAGGGGAGAAGGAAGAAGGCGGAGTTGGCGAGTCAGAAGACTGAAGCAAAAACGGCCCAGCTCCGCCTAACAAAATATGAAAAAGCCCGCATCATAGGCGGCCGGGCCCTGCAACTTTCTCTTGGCGCATTTCCCCTAGTGGAGGTGCGGCCGGGTGAGAGCAACATCGACATAGCCAAACGCGAGTTTGAACGCGGTGTTCTCCCCATCATTATTCGTCGGAAAAGGTTTGACGGAAGCTATGTCGACATTCCACTTAAGGAGCTGCTGGGAAATGAGTGATGCTGAGGAGCGGGGATGGAGAGACGCGTTCATACTCTTGGTAGCCGTTGCTCTTGTCCTGTTTACTCTTGATGTATTGCTGGGGTTCCAGCTAACTTTTCAGTTTTTATTTTTCGCTGTGTATTTCCCGATTTTCTTTTCAGGAGCAGTCTACATGTTTAAGCGCTTGAGGAGATTGCGCAGGTATTAGCTACAAGATTCTGTGGTAATAAGAATGTGCAGATAGACAAACAGCGATAAAAGAGAGCAGTTTTTCTTGTTGAGCAGATGTTCCGCAGCGGGGTAAAAGACCTTAGGGGGTGGAGTGGAAAAGCAGCGCGTTTCCACTACAATAGGTCGCGTGAAATAATCAACGAAGTTGTCCACTCCTTCCTCAACATCTACGGCCCCGACGAGCTTGTCCAAGGCTTTGCGGAACCCTTCTTCACAGACTTCGTCATAACAGCGGCGGGATTGGATGAGACATCAGCGGACTCAACCCTCTACATGGGCTCCATGCTGAAAGAGGTTATCAGCCCACGCGACGGCGCCGCGGTTCTGGGCGGCAGGTTCGCGACAAGGTTCCGCATCCCGAATGAGTTGCCAGAGGTGGCGAAGCTTTTCGGGTTCTCGGAGACGATGGTTGAGCGGCTGCTTTACTGCAGCAGAATGGTTGCTAAAACAGATAGTGTGGCTCTGCAGGACGGCTTCGACCTATATTTTCACATGATGATTCTGTCAAGCAGCGGCGTCTGGACAGTTATACAGCAAAGCCTAAACCCCTACACCCAAGCTGTCCGCCGCTACCACTGGTTCTCAGGCCGTGTGAAAAGCTTTGTCGACGAACCTCACACAGGCATAATCTCTGACGAAATTAGGCAACGTGTTCTTGACATGACAGCTAAGACCAGCAGCGAGTCAAGACGCGCTTCTCTCGAGGTTCTTGAGAGAGAGGTGTCTAAGCTGCAGAGGCTTCACATGTTCGGCCGCCTCACAAACCAGACAACTCTCGATGAGGAGGGGAAGAGCGTGGCTGAGTTTCTCAGGCCCATGGAGAGAATAAACTGGACACTGGTCTACAAGCTCGGGGAGCAGACTCCCAAATCCTACGAGGAGCTACTGGCGGTTAAACAGGTCGGTCGCGGAATCATTCGGCTGCTCGCATTCGGCGTCTACATGATGTACGGCGTCAAGCCCAGCCTACGCGACCCCGCATACCCAGCCTCAGAATACACCGCCAGATATGACGAATCCTATTTTCTATGGCGTCTACAGCAGCTGGTGGATGCGATAAAGTCGTCGACGCTAGCGCCTGAGTTGAAGCGCTACTCTCTCCACAGGCTTGGCGAAGTCTTCGGCGAAGGTGAACCTGTCTCGGCCTAGGCTTTGCCAGCTATGAAGTCCTCGACCATCTGACGGGCGACGTCGTCAGGATACTGTTTGGGCGGCGATTTCATGAAGTAGGCTGAAGGACCCTCTAGAACTCCGCCTATGCCCCTGTCTTTCGCGATTTTTATGCATCTGATTGCGTCTATGACGACTCCCGCTGAGTTGGGGCTGTCCCATACCTCGAGCTTGACCTCCACGTTTAGTGGCGCGTTTCCGAAAGCAGAGCCTTCAAGCCGTATGTACGCCCATTTGCGGTCCTCGAGCCATGGAACATAGTCACTGGGGCCTATGTGGATGTTTTCAGCAGGTAATTCGTAGGGTATCAGTGATGTGACGGCCTGTGTTTTCGAAATTTTCTTCGACTGCAGTCTCTCACGCTCCAGCATGTTGAGGAAATCTGTGTTGCCGCCGAAGTTTAGCTGATAGCTTCGCTCTATCTTCACGCCTCTGTCGACGAAAAGCTTTGTCAATACCCTGTGTAAAATTGTTGCGCCTACCTGTGACTTGACGTCGTCGCCGATTATTGGGATGTTGTGTTTGGCGAAGATTTCCTGCCACCGTTTCTCCCTCGCGATGAAGACTGGGATGCCGTTGACGAACCCTGTCCCCGCCACCAAGGCCTGCTCCACATACCACTTGGTCGCCGACTCGCTGCCTACTGGGAGAAAGTTAACCACCACATCCGCACCGGTACTCTTCAAAACATCTGCGACATCTACCGTAGGCGAATCATGTTTGACAACCACGTCCTTGAGGTATTTGCCGATGCTGTCATGTGTCATCCCCCTCATCACCTCCACTCCGAGATGTGGGACGTCGGCGAACCTGAGCGTGCAGTTGGGCTTCTGGAAAATGGCTTGGGAGAGGTCTAGTCCAACCTTGTTCTTGTCGATGTCGAAGGCTGCGACAAACTCGATGTCACCCACATGGTATCCGCCGAGCCTTGGATGCATGAGACCCGGAACAAAGGCGTTGTCGTCCACATCTTTGTAAAAATACACCCCCTGAACAAGCGCCGAAGCACAGTTACCGACACCAATTATGGCCGTCTTAATCTTGGGCATGTTTGCTATTTGTTTGGGGGCTCTAAATACTTTACGCTGATAAAATAGCCTCAGGCCAGCCGAGAAACCAGCTCTTCTAAAAACGTCTTCGCCTTCTTCAAGGTATCCTTGCCTCTTGGAGTTAGCGTGTAGTATCGCCGCGAGGGCCCCCTACTGCTTTTCGACTCCTCGGCCACCTTGATCAAGCCCGCTCTCTCCAGTCTATAGAGTACAACGTAGGAGGTTACTTCTCC
The sequence above is drawn from the Candidatus Caldarchaeum subterraneum genome and encodes:
- a CDS encoding chorismate mutase / prephenate dehydratase, which produces MHTTVAFQGEKGAYSEEAIFHFFGENVQTMPCKSIRDVFKNCEARVVDYGVVPVENSIEGSVFETYDMFLSSSVKAVGEIILRIRHCLIALPDVSLSEVETVYSHPQALAQCRGYLQSLGVSVEVTYDTAGSVKMIKERGLRNAAAVASERAAEIYGMKILAKGIEDYGHNYTRFLVISVKEAQYSPSSKTSIIFSTAHKPGALYNALGAFARNGINLTKIESRPTRQRPWEYYFFVDFEGHQEEEHVKKALAELVSYTSFIKILGSYPRASTELS
- a CDS encoding myo-inositol-1-phosphate synthase, whose protein sequence is MPKIKTAIIGVGNCASALVQGVYFYKDVDDNAFVPGLMHPRLGGYHVGDIEFVAAFDIDKNKVGLDLSQAIFQKPNCTLRFADVPHLGVEVMRGMTHDSIGKYLKDVVVKHDSPTVDVADVLKSTGADVVVNFLPVGSESATKWYVEQALVAGTGFVNGIPVFIAREKRWQEIFAKHNIPIIGDDVKSQVGATILHRVLTKLFVDRGVKIERSYQLNFGGNTDFLNMLERERLQSKKISKTQAVTSLIPYELPAENIHIGPSDYVPWLEDRKWAYIRLEGSAFGNAPLNVEVKLEVWDSPNSAGVVIDAIRCIKIAKDRGIGGVLEGPSAYFMKSPPKQYPDDVARQMVEDFIAGKA
- a CDS encoding thermosome subunit alpha, which produces MAATVGTATQPVIILKEGAKRMRGREVQSANIMVAKIIAETMKSSLGPRGMDKMLVDSFGDIVITNDGATILKEMDVEHPVAKMLVEVSKAQDEEVGDGTTSTVVLAGELLTKAEELIEKEVHPTVIIEGYRKAAVKALEILDEIGVKVDPTNKDLLKKVAKTSMISKLVAEEADYLADLVVEAVTRIAEKVGDKWTVDLDDIKLEKKEGQSLHDTKLIEGVVLDKEVVHPDMPKLVRNAKIALLDAALEIEKTEFDAKLNIESPEQMRAFMKQEEDMLRQMVEKIVSTGANVVLCQKGIDDLAQYFLAKKGVLAVRRIKKSDMDKLAKATKGRVISRIDDLTPEDLGKAALVEERRVGEDKMVFIEGCENPRSLTILIRGGTQRIVDEAERSLKDAINVVKDVIVEGKVIAGGGASELETALRLRDYAKTLPGKEQLAVNKFAEALEAIPSQLAESCGMDPIEAIVNLTSKHKEGNINYGINVFKSELADMKQLDVLDPLLVKKQTIKSAVEAAAMILKIDDIIAASRLETPGAGKKGEKEEGGVGESED
- a CDS encoding CopG/Arc/MetJ family transcriptional regulator is translated as MKLISVKMPEALIDGMDELIKKGVYPSRSALMRTAVRDLLRKELWEAKR
- a CDS encoding PadR family transcriptional regulator encodes the protein MAYERLVRKLTHENLWLYILTLLSKRPLYGYEIRNLIEKEFGFKPGEVTSYVVLYRLERAGLIKVAEESKSSRGPSRRYYTLTPRGKDTLKKAKTFLEELVSRLA
- a CDS encoding citrate transporter, producing the protein MDFLFGKPIKYGAVVASVAILGYFLGLDVKQMTSLIVLAGMIGATLMFWRFRLVFAFFALALMLGTDLLEIELLIKFAHLDTILFLASMMVVVGYLEEARFFEYVIDRLQAIIGNRPRAMVVFFMAMSAMLAALVDEVTSILIMTAVLLDFTSRYNLNPVRFIILSIFATNIGSSATVVGNPVGVMIAFQAQLGFADFLRWATPISIGSLILCILLSLVIFRKDIANLSQAMTSESGVKIAAMEKADGGHRVDIRLPAAIFLATILGLILHTPIEQALGLGKNAMLLGVPFLFAGIVLLMERERARELVETRIDWWTLLFFMIFFASVGTLSHTGATQVFANLILANAGDSITTLSIFVMIVAGLMSAFMDNVLAVATWIPIIKTLGEFGVNVFPLWWTMLFAGTFWGNLTVIGSTANIVAVGMLERRERIHITLRQWIGVGAAITLPTVATALILIVIQLPLMT
- a CDS encoding DNA-directed RNA polymerase subunit K; its protein translation is MASQKTEAKTAQLRLTKYEKARIIGGRALQLSLGAFPLVEVRPGESNIDIAKREFERGVLPIIIRRKRFDGSYVDIPLKELLGNE
- a CDS encoding 6-phosphogluconate dehydrogenase NAD-binding, translated to MERVGFIGLGLMGKPMAKNLLRRGFKLAVFNRSRSPMEELASLGATACSSPKEVTESSECVITMLPDEKAVEQVLLGRNGVLEGLTKGGVVVDMSTVSPGFSREMARRVEERGGEMLDAPVSGSTMAAEQGTLTIMVGGKPEIFEQIRPIFEAMGKNIYYMGGNGSGSFTKLCNQVAVSLNLLGVCETLMIAAKAGLDLKKVIEVISTGAGGSWQLSTLGPRMVVRDFRPGFKVKHLRKDLRIVRETTESLGLCLPGVALVSELVKTLDEMGHGENGTQALVEVLEKLCNIRIGSGQLG